The proteins below are encoded in one region of Bifidobacterium dentium JCM 1195 = DSM 20436:
- a CDS encoding PHP domain-containing protein encodes MTHVGIAAPPVVGWDIHCHTVFSDGTETPRTLLEQAKSRGLQGVAITDHDTTAGWSDAQRAATWAELPLLRGTEITADDNRISVHMLAFQYDPDNAQIREMFANTRAARLRRTKRMVEHIAEDYPITWHSVQVQAHEGMRTTIGRPHIADALVAAGVYRTRSEAFAGVVSTSSKYYIPTPSPTTHDVVAAVKAAGGVTVIAHAGDLSRNRRLLSDGQIESLIAEGLDGLEVWHRGNPPQQRERLLAIASAHDLLVTGGSDWHGKGKPNELGENLTDADTVREIVRRGVLPLFGAYMKMPAGNFANGHPKRT; translated from the coding sequence ATGACTCACGTTGGTATTGCCGCACCGCCTGTCGTCGGCTGGGATATTCACTGCCATACCGTGTTCTCCGACGGTACGGAAACGCCGCGCACCTTGCTTGAACAGGCGAAATCCCGAGGATTGCAGGGTGTTGCCATCACCGATCACGACACCACCGCCGGCTGGTCGGATGCGCAACGGGCCGCGACATGGGCGGAACTGCCGTTGCTGCGCGGTACGGAAATCACCGCCGACGACAATCGGATCTCCGTACACATGCTGGCATTCCAGTATGATCCCGACAATGCGCAGATTCGTGAGATGTTCGCCAATACGCGGGCTGCGCGATTACGGCGCACCAAGCGCATGGTGGAGCATATCGCCGAGGACTATCCGATTACGTGGCACAGCGTACAGGTTCAGGCGCATGAAGGCATGCGCACCACCATCGGCCGGCCGCATATCGCCGATGCGCTGGTGGCGGCCGGCGTGTATCGAACCCGTTCCGAAGCGTTCGCCGGCGTGGTGAGCACTTCCAGCAAGTACTACATTCCCACGCCTTCGCCGACTACGCATGATGTGGTCGCCGCGGTGAAGGCCGCCGGCGGCGTTACGGTGATCGCCCATGCGGGGGATCTGAGCCGCAACAGGCGGCTGCTGTCCGACGGACAGATCGAAAGCCTGATCGCGGAAGGCTTGGATGGTCTGGAAGTGTGGCATCGCGGCAATCCTCCGCAACAGCGTGAACGGTTGCTGGCAATCGCTTCGGCACATGATCTGTTGGTGACCGGCGGCTCGGATTGGCATGGCAAGGGCAAACCGAACGAGCTGGGGGAGAACCTCACCGATGCGGACACCGTGCGTGAGATCGTCCGTCGAGGCGTGCTGCCGCTGTTCGGTGCGTACATGAAAATGCCCGCCGGCAATTTCGCCAACGGGCATCCAAAACGTACATGA
- a CDS encoding vitamin K epoxide reductase family protein — translation MSEIDYNKPRGWRHGATWTYLIMLLASAVALVVSFVLSAETLELARNPGQKLNCDVNAVLSCSTVAESWQAEIVKFAGLSYPNAFFGIAAESVFVTIAVIGLTRIAVPRWFAICTWLGGLAALAYSYWLTSQSLFVINALCPWCLMLMFSTTVQFMALSHATAVVQELPMNRDGVRTYYRLNIDLMIDAVWLVALVVIILVKDGPMLFA, via the coding sequence ATGAGCGAAATCGACTACAACAAGCCACGCGGGTGGCGTCATGGTGCCACTTGGACGTATCTGATCATGCTGCTCGCCTCGGCCGTTGCACTGGTCGTATCGTTCGTGCTGTCAGCCGAGACGCTCGAACTGGCTCGTAATCCCGGGCAGAAGCTCAACTGCGATGTGAACGCGGTACTGTCATGCTCGACCGTCGCCGAATCCTGGCAGGCGGAAATCGTAAAGTTCGCAGGATTGAGCTATCCGAACGCATTCTTCGGCATCGCCGCGGAGTCGGTGTTCGTGACGATTGCCGTAATCGGCTTGACACGGATCGCCGTGCCGCGTTGGTTCGCGATCTGCACGTGGCTGGGCGGACTCGCGGCACTCGCCTATTCGTACTGGCTGACCTCACAGTCGTTGTTCGTGATCAACGCACTGTGCCCGTGGTGCTTGATGCTGATGTTTTCCACGACCGTTCAGTTCATGGCGCTCTCGCATGCGACTGCGGTCGTGCAGGAGCTGCCGATGAACCGCGACGGTGTGCGTACATACTACCGTCTCAACATCGATCTGATGATCGACGCCGTTTGGCTGGTCGCCCTCGTCGTCATCATCCTCGTCAAGGACGGCCCGATGCTGTTCGCCTGA
- the dapF gene encoding diaminopimelate epimerase has product MSIPSIVYKAHATGNDFVVYADPDGRYEPTADEVRFLCDRHFGIGGDGLIRLAHPQDVSDLKEAQLADCAAGQAEWFMDYRNADGSLAEMCGNGTRAITLFAQRQGLADRPGGEPFRLGTRAGVKILTSLGEVEGLGKDVFRVEMGSWQRGDVDGYEVSIPGTAGSARGTFVDMGNPHVVAVIEDAFASLPTVEELDLVAKPVVSPEIPTDQNVEFVRIDEQSEGDDEGEATMRVNERGCGETLSCGTGLCATAITLRSKTGIDHWTITVRGGTLRVDVTDDDVTLTGSATIVGKVELL; this is encoded by the coding sequence ATGAGTATCCCCAGCATTGTTTACAAAGCGCACGCCACCGGCAATGATTTCGTGGTCTATGCGGATCCCGACGGCCGATACGAGCCGACCGCCGACGAAGTTCGGTTCCTGTGCGACCGTCATTTTGGCATTGGCGGCGACGGGCTGATTCGTCTCGCGCACCCGCAGGATGTGTCCGACCTGAAGGAGGCGCAACTCGCCGACTGCGCCGCGGGCCAAGCCGAATGGTTCATGGATTACCGCAATGCGGACGGCAGCCTGGCCGAAATGTGCGGCAACGGCACGCGTGCGATTACCTTGTTCGCGCAACGGCAAGGGCTCGCCGACCGGCCCGGTGGCGAACCGTTCCGCCTTGGTACGCGCGCCGGCGTGAAGATCCTGACGTCGCTCGGCGAGGTGGAAGGACTCGGCAAGGACGTGTTCCGCGTCGAAATGGGCTCATGGCAGCGAGGCGACGTCGACGGGTACGAGGTGTCGATTCCTGGAACCGCCGGTTCGGCGCGCGGCACGTTCGTGGACATGGGCAACCCGCATGTGGTCGCGGTGATCGAGGATGCGTTCGCCTCGCTACCGACCGTGGAAGAGCTTGACCTGGTCGCCAAGCCGGTGGTCTCGCCCGAGATTCCGACCGACCAGAACGTGGAATTCGTGCGCATCGACGAGCAGAGCGAAGGCGACGACGAAGGGGAGGCCACCATGCGCGTGAACGAACGCGGTTGCGGCGAAACGCTCTCCTGCGGTACCGGCCTGTGTGCCACGGCGATTACGTTGCGTTCCAAAACCGGCATCGACCATTGGACCATCACGGTTCGCGGCGGCACCCTACGCGTGGACGTGACCGATGATGACGTGACGCTTACGGGCAGCGCCACGATCGTCGGCAAAGTGGAATTGCTGTAA
- the murI gene encoding glutamate racemase: MTSTAPIGVFDSGLGGISVAREIRKGMPNEQVLYFGDSANAPYGTKTPKQVRDLSFAIVERFVQQGAKAIVIACNTATSAAADALRDAYDVPIIGMEPALKLACERGQGQRQRVIVAATPLTLRERKFAVLMDRFKSDHTIFPQPCPGLVEIVEQGRLDDHDLVMRTLHDYFDRYDLSTIDSVVLGCTHFVFYRDYFRELLPDSAAIIDGNQGTVRHLSVVLESLGKLAPDQAVGGIELANSDTSERIAELAEALLHR; the protein is encoded by the coding sequence ATGACTTCGACGGCACCGATCGGCGTGTTCGACTCCGGCTTGGGCGGCATCTCCGTGGCACGTGAGATCCGCAAGGGTATGCCGAACGAGCAGGTGCTGTACTTCGGCGACTCCGCCAACGCCCCGTATGGCACGAAAACACCGAAACAGGTGCGTGATCTGTCGTTCGCCATCGTCGAGCGTTTCGTGCAACAAGGCGCGAAGGCGATTGTAATCGCCTGCAATACCGCCACTTCCGCGGCTGCGGATGCCTTGCGTGACGCGTATGACGTGCCGATCATCGGCATGGAACCGGCATTGAAACTCGCCTGCGAGCGCGGGCAGGGGCAACGGCAGCGCGTAATCGTCGCGGCGACGCCGCTCACCTTGCGCGAACGGAAATTCGCGGTGTTGATGGACCGTTTCAAATCGGATCATACGATTTTCCCGCAGCCTTGCCCCGGTTTGGTGGAAATCGTCGAACAGGGCCGACTCGACGATCATGATCTGGTGATGCGCACATTGCATGATTATTTCGACCGGTATGATCTGTCAACGATTGATTCGGTGGTGCTTGGCTGCACGCATTTCGTGTTTTATCGTGATTATTTCCGCGAGTTGCTGCCGGATTCCGCTGCGATCATCGATGGCAACCAGGGTACCGTCCGTCACCTGAGCGTCGTTCTCGAATCATTGGGCAAACTCGCTCCGGACCAAGCCGTCGGCGGAATCGAACTCGCCAATTCCGACACTTCCGAACGAATTGCCGAATTAGCCGAAGCCCTTCTTCATCGCTGA
- a CDS encoding patatin-like phospholipase family protein codes for MTNKTAMIDVGGGFRAIFGAGVMDRMMEDGISVNHCYGVSAGSANMVSFIAGQHGRNHKFYTEYAFRKEYASFDSYIRNHNFANLDYVYSTLSNHDGEYPVDYEAFEANPTGFTVVACNAEDGSAKYFDKSDVGYDNFDIMKASSAVPVACEPYVIDGIPYYDGGIADPVPVQKALDDGYDRVVVVLTRLKDVLREQKKDIGPARILKHIHPAAAERLLNRYRTYNDEVALAKQYEKDGRVLILAPESLYGLSTLSKSFEGLERMYRAGYAAAEAIPDFLNS; via the coding sequence ATGACGAACAAGACGGCGATGATTGATGTTGGCGGTGGCTTCCGGGCGATCTTCGGAGCGGGCGTGATGGATCGCATGATGGAGGACGGCATCAGCGTCAACCACTGCTATGGCGTCTCCGCAGGCAGCGCGAACATGGTCTCCTTCATCGCCGGGCAACATGGACGCAACCATAAGTTTTACACGGAGTATGCGTTCCGTAAGGAATATGCCAGCTTCGACAGTTACATCAGAAATCACAATTTCGCCAACCTGGACTATGTGTACAGCACGCTGAGCAATCATGACGGCGAATATCCGGTCGACTATGAAGCCTTCGAGGCGAATCCGACCGGTTTCACCGTCGTCGCCTGCAATGCGGAAGACGGTTCGGCCAAATATTTCGACAAGTCGGATGTCGGCTACGACAATTTCGACATCATGAAGGCCTCTTCCGCCGTGCCGGTCGCCTGCGAACCGTATGTGATCGACGGCATACCGTATTACGATGGCGGCATCGCTGACCCGGTGCCGGTGCAGAAAGCGCTGGACGACGGCTACGACCGTGTGGTCGTGGTCCTCACCCGGCTGAAGGATGTGCTTCGCGAGCAGAAGAAAGACATCGGGCCGGCCAGAATCCTGAAACATATTCATCCGGCTGCGGCCGAACGCCTGCTGAACCGCTACCGGACGTATAACGACGAGGTCGCATTGGCCAAACAGTATGAGAAGGACGGACGTGTGCTCATCCTCGCGCCGGAAAGCCTATACGGACTGAGCACGTTGAGCAAATCGTTCGAAGGACTGGAACGCATGTATCGCGCCGGCTACGCCGCAGCCGAAGCCATTCCTGATTTTCTCAACAGCTGA
- a CDS encoding DNA-3-methyladenine glycosylase — translation MASRDFPNDILSGSADEAAIGLLGCLLIREFDDGGIAAARIVETEAYDQNDPASHAFHGRSERNAALFGPSGRAYVYISYGMHRCFNVSAGDDGFGAGALIRAVEPVRGVEIMRERRFANRSGSRTTVGNRKDVDLTNGPAKLCQAMGIDLKLYGHDLSTAPLYLERNALLEGERIAASPRIGISKAAERLRRFFIVDNPYVTKSPLNRRNTLLAG, via the coding sequence ATGGCGTCACGGGATTTCCCGAATGACATATTGTCCGGTTCGGCCGATGAGGCGGCCATTGGATTGCTTGGCTGTCTGTTGATCCGTGAATTCGATGATGGCGGTATCGCGGCCGCCCGCATCGTGGAGACGGAGGCCTACGATCAGAACGATCCGGCAAGTCACGCCTTTCACGGCAGAAGCGAACGCAATGCGGCGCTGTTCGGCCCTTCCGGACGCGCATACGTCTATATCTCCTATGGCATGCATCGCTGTTTCAATGTCAGTGCGGGGGATGACGGCTTCGGCGCGGGAGCGTTGATTCGTGCCGTTGAACCGGTGCGGGGCGTTGAAATCATGCGGGAACGGCGGTTTGCGAATCGAAGTGGCAGCCGCACAACCGTCGGCAATCGCAAGGACGTCGATTTGACGAACGGTCCGGCAAAACTATGTCAGGCCATGGGCATCGATCTGAAACTGTACGGGCATGACCTGAGCACGGCTCCATTGTATTTGGAACGCAATGCCCTGCTGGAAGGCGAGCGTATCGCAGCGTCCCCGAGAATCGGCATCAGCAAGGCGGCAGAGCGGCTGCGCCGATTCTTCATCGTGGACAATCCTTACGTTACGAAAAGTCCGTTGAACAGACGCAACACATTACTTGCAGGCTGA
- a CDS encoding alpha/beta hydrolase, translated as MRIRTVTNIDFGSDDNLLFLGFHGFGNDETEMIRIIEALYDGSDHEPNYMSFRGTYSRPFIGNNHWYPDGCSTEERRRECHDVGDAVIELLRSPSYVRFRKVLIGFSQGGYLSYRMVLEHPDSFDAAILMSPSFKGEEGSAPITGRTRFALCYGREDRTIPATDQHTARAKLEQTGNLTYFEYPGMGHGICDAEIADLRKWLGL; from the coding sequence ATGCGCATAAGAACGGTGACGAACATCGATTTCGGCAGTGACGACAACCTGCTGTTCCTAGGATTCCACGGTTTCGGCAACGACGAAACCGAAATGATCCGCATCATCGAAGCACTCTACGACGGCTCCGACCATGAACCGAACTACATGTCATTCCGCGGCACATACAGCAGACCGTTCATCGGCAACAATCATTGGTACCCCGACGGCTGCTCCACGGAAGAACGCCGCCGCGAATGCCATGATGTTGGCGACGCCGTCATTGAACTACTGCGCTCGCCCTCGTACGTACGGTTCCGTAAAGTGTTGATCGGGTTTTCGCAAGGCGGCTATCTGTCGTACCGCATGGTGTTGGAACACCCCGATTCGTTTGACGCCGCGATACTGATGAGCCCGTCGTTCAAAGGTGAAGAAGGTTCTGCACCCATTACCGGCCGCACACGGTTCGCATTGTGTTATGGACGTGAGGATCGCACGATTCCCGCCACGGACCAGCACACCGCACGGGCCAAACTCGAGCAGACCGGCAATCTCACGTATTTCGAGTATCCCGGCATGGGCCATGGCATCTGCGATGCCGAAATCGCTGACTTGCGTAAGTGGCTGGGGTTGTGA
- a CDS encoding helix-turn-helix transcriptional regulator — protein MGLRELRLKRGMTQQQLAEKVGTTRGSISAIEIGARKEGNLTLTMAVKLCDALHVANPRKLLDDDDK, from the coding sequence ATGGGTTTGAGGGAGTTACGGTTGAAGCGCGGCATGACGCAGCAGCAGCTGGCCGAAAAGGTCGGTACTACGCGCGGGAGTATCTCTGCCATTGAGATTGGTGCCCGTAAGGAGGGTAATCTTACGCTCACCATGGCTGTGAAGCTGTGTGATGCCTTGCATGTGGCTAATCCTCGCAAACTGCTTGACGATGACGATAAGTAA
- a CDS encoding helix-turn-helix transcriptional regulator gives MGLRERRERCGLTLLQLDALTGIAYTRLSTLECNASEARNMYLGTARRIADALHCNVLDLYPDEDAWRGGVSAGVTGLRRIRRERHLTQRMLSALTGIPQPNISWFETGYRPVSQMYLDTARRLSEALQCDPVDFLID, from the coding sequence ATGGGATTGCGTGAACGGCGTGAGCGTTGCGGGTTGACGTTGCTCCAGTTGGATGCGTTGACCGGTATCGCCTACACGCGGTTGAGCACGTTGGAGTGCAATGCGTCCGAGGCTCGCAACATGTATTTGGGTACGGCTCGGCGGATTGCCGACGCGTTGCATTGCAACGTGTTGGACTTGTATCCGGATGAGGATGCGTGGCGTGGCGGCGTGTCAGCCGGCGTGACCGGGTTGAGGAGGATTCGTAGGGAACGGCATTTGACGCAGCGGATGCTGTCAGCCTTGACGGGTATCCCCCAGCCTAATATTTCTTGGTTCGAGACCGGGTATCGTCCTGTGTCTCAAATGTATTTGGATACTGCGCGACGCCTGTCGGAGGCGTTGCAATGTGACCCTGTTGATTTTCTTATTGATTGA
- the cas2 gene encoding CRISPR-associated endonuclease Cas2 encodes MMVVVAYDVNTETTAGKRRLRNVAKTCMKYGQRVQNSVFECSVTSSDYLTLVNEVMKIMDQEKDSLRLYKLGTKYSEKIEHYGVQRHLPVDDVMMI; translated from the coding sequence ATGATGGTGGTCGTGGCATATGATGTCAATACTGAGACAACTGCGGGGAAGAGACGGTTGCGTAACGTTGCGAAGACATGTATGAAATATGGGCAACGGGTGCAGAATAGCGTATTCGAGTGCTCGGTCACTTCATCGGATTATCTAACTTTAGTAAATGAAGTGATGAAAATCATGGATCAAGAAAAGGATAGCCTGCGCTTATATAAATTAGGGACAAAATATTCTGAGAAGATTGAACATTATGGTGTACAGCGGCATCTTCCTGTAGATGATGTGATGATGATTTAG
- the cas1c gene encoding type I-C CRISPR-associated endonuclease Cas1c, which produces MKQLLNTLFVMTEDAYLALENDNVAVHQEDVILAKIPLRSIESILCFSYKGASPSLMGRCGEMGVSMSFYSPRGHYYCSIMGEKNRNVLLRREQFRRADNEMDALPVAKSFIIGKIFNAKWVLERTKRDHALRVNVERISQQSNRLTQRLPEIRQCDSMDALRGLEGMAAKEYFYAFDDLILRNKDNFFFEGRTRRPPLDRMNALLSFIYSVLTNDCCAALQGVGLDPYVGFMHVDRPGRASLALDLVEEFRPVIADRFALTLVNTGAIQMKDFEERENGSVFLSETGRKAVLGAWQRKKAEQIVHPYLQEKISWGLVPYVQALLLARFLRGDIDAYPPFMWK; this is translated from the coding sequence ATGAAACAGCTTCTCAACACATTATTCGTAATGACCGAAGATGCATACTTAGCACTGGAAAATGACAATGTGGCTGTGCACCAAGAAGATGTGATTCTGGCGAAAATACCGCTTCGTTCCATTGAATCAATACTGTGCTTTTCATATAAGGGAGCATCTCCATCACTTATGGGACGTTGTGGAGAGATGGGCGTTAGCATGTCCTTCTATTCACCAAGAGGGCATTATTATTGTTCAATCATGGGGGAGAAGAATCGTAATGTTCTGTTGAGGAGAGAACAATTCCGTCGAGCAGATAATGAGATGGATGCTCTCCCTGTTGCTAAATCATTTATCATTGGCAAGATTTTTAATGCGAAGTGGGTGCTAGAACGAACGAAACGGGATCATGCTTTGCGAGTGAATGTGGAACGGATTTCTCAGCAAAGTAATCGACTGACACAACGGCTACCAGAAATCCGTCAATGCGATTCCATGGATGCACTGCGTGGCCTAGAGGGGATGGCGGCGAAAGAGTATTTTTATGCTTTTGATGATTTAATTTTGAGAAATAAAGATAACTTTTTCTTTGAGGGGAGAACAAGAAGACCGCCACTTGATCGAATGAATGCATTGTTGTCATTCATTTATTCCGTACTTACCAATGATTGCTGTGCTGCACTACAGGGAGTGGGACTGGATCCTTACGTGGGTTTTATGCATGTCGATCGGCCCGGACGTGCATCACTTGCCCTAGATTTAGTGGAGGAGTTCCGTCCGGTGATAGCTGATAGATTCGCTTTGACTCTGGTCAATACTGGTGCAATACAGATGAAAGACTTTGAAGAACGCGAAAATGGAAGCGTGTTCCTCTCAGAAACAGGAAGAAAGGCAGTGCTTGGTGCTTGGCAAAGAAAGAAAGCCGAACAAATTGTTCATCCGTATCTGCAGGAAAAAATTTCTTGGGGTCTGGTTCCCTATGTACAGGCGCTTTTATTAGCGCGCTTCTTACGCGGGGACATAGATGCTTATCCACCATTTATGTGGAAGTGA
- the cas4 gene encoding CRISPR-associated protein Cas4, with translation MTRPAEYPEEDWLALSGLQHFAFCKRQWALIHIEQLWSENYLTTAGQLEHSRVHDYESSESRGDLLIMRDLRVFSRSLGITGACDVVEFHRAANGIKLHGRDGLWDPYPVEYKHGKPKTNDADRLQLCAEAMCLEEMLACTIQEGALFYQRIKRRERIPLNDELRNTVKKDFLQMHDLFARAHTPQVRPTKACSACSLRNWCLPELTKTRSAQKYIDLQINGMNS, from the coding sequence ATGACAAGACCAGCTGAATATCCGGAAGAAGATTGGCTGGCCTTGTCTGGCCTACAGCATTTTGCTTTTTGCAAGCGGCAGTGGGCTCTGATTCATATCGAGCAGCTATGGTCGGAAAATTATCTGACCACAGCTGGGCAGCTTGAGCATTCTCGTGTGCACGATTATGAGTCTTCTGAGAGTCGTGGAGACTTGTTAATTATGCGAGATTTGCGAGTATTCTCGAGATCTCTCGGAATCACTGGTGCTTGCGATGTTGTGGAGTTCCATAGGGCTGCAAATGGAATTAAATTGCACGGAAGGGATGGTTTATGGGACCCGTATCCCGTTGAATATAAGCATGGAAAACCTAAGACAAATGATGCTGATCGGTTACAGCTGTGTGCCGAGGCGATGTGCTTGGAGGAAATGCTTGCGTGCACGATTCAAGAAGGTGCTTTGTTTTATCAACGGATAAAACGGCGGGAGAGGATTCCTCTTAATGACGAATTGCGGAATACGGTAAAGAAAGATTTTTTACAGATGCATGACTTGTTTGCTCGTGCTCATACGCCACAAGTGAGACCTACAAAGGCATGCTCAGCATGCTCCTTGCGAAATTGGTGTTTACCCGAGTTAACAAAAACTAGGTCTGCGCAGAAATATATTGATCTCCAAATTAACGGTATGAATTCCTGA
- the cas7c gene encoding type I-C CRISPR-associated protein Cas7/Csd2 — MTNLKNKIDFAVVFSAENANPNGDPLNGNRPRTTSDGFGEVSDVALKRKIRNRLQDAGESIFVQMDERSDDGAKSLSERFNTYLKTLSKDEQKTKDIVFHKVCEHWLDVRAFGQVFAFKKAKDVDEVSLGVRGPVSIQPAFSTLPIAIDDVQITKSVNSETTDTGKKSSDTMGMKYRVSGRAVYTTFGSISPQLAERTGFSEEDARKIKEALISLFENDESSARPSGSMEVTNVVWFEHNCKGGQYSSAKVHRAISVDSAGEISVDESAIPGLHFEIIEGR, encoded by the coding sequence ATGACTAACTTGAAAAACAAGATTGATTTCGCAGTGGTTTTCTCTGCAGAGAACGCGAATCCTAATGGTGATCCGTTGAATGGGAATCGCCCCCGTACTACGTCGGATGGCTTTGGTGAGGTTTCTGATGTGGCCTTGAAGCGTAAGATTCGTAATCGCTTGCAGGATGCTGGAGAATCTATTTTTGTACAGATGGATGAGCGTTCTGATGATGGGGCCAAGTCTCTGTCTGAACGCTTTAATACCTACCTGAAGACCCTATCGAAAGATGAGCAAAAAACAAAGGATATTGTTTTTCACAAAGTCTGTGAACACTGGTTGGATGTTCGGGCTTTCGGACAGGTCTTTGCGTTCAAGAAAGCTAAAGATGTCGACGAGGTTTCTCTTGGTGTACGAGGTCCGGTGTCGATCCAACCGGCTTTCTCTACTCTGCCTATAGCCATCGATGATGTGCAGATTACGAAGTCTGTGAACAGCGAGACGACGGATACGGGTAAGAAATCATCAGATACTATGGGCATGAAGTATCGTGTTTCTGGGCGTGCCGTATATACAACATTTGGGAGCATCAGTCCTCAGCTGGCGGAAAGAACTGGCTTCTCTGAGGAAGATGCACGAAAGATTAAGGAAGCATTGATTTCCTTATTTGAGAATGATGAAAGTTCAGCGCGGCCTTCAGGTTCGATGGAAGTAACTAACGTCGTCTGGTTCGAACACAACTGCAAGGGTGGACAATATTCCTCTGCTAAAGTTCATCGTGCTATTTCTGTGGATTCTGCCGGCGAAATCAGTGTTGACGAGAGTGCTATTCCTGGGCTTCACTTTGAAATCATCGAAGGTCGTTAA